The stretch of DNA TGAGAAAAGCACTGTGATATggttgcaaaaaaaattatttaggtaATGTAAGAGGCAGGGTAGTTGTAGATGTCTGCCTCCAAAACTGGCAGCCTCAAGAATTCTGCTCAGTTAATAACATaaactccattttctttcaaaaccatACTGAGGGTGCCAGCTCACCTTCCTGTCCTTTACACAGCTCCAGCCTTAGGTCAGCCATCAGGATGAGTAACATCATGctaaaatcctgctgctgctgagaaaactCATGCCTTCCCATTCATTAAGCCATGTGCAATTGAGTAGCTGGAAGCATTTGCCAGTCCCTCCTGCTGaactcagcactgctctgcaagGAAGGGTTTGGTTCATTGCCTCCCAAGGAGAGTAAACTGGGATCACCAGGGAGTAAAGTATCAACCTGTCAAGAATCCAATCCCTGTTTCAAGGATTTTATCCAGCAACCATTTCAtgtaaaatacagaagcaaTTCTGGAAGAGAGATTGTAACCCAGCATTTATGCTCTATCACTGTAGAGTCCTGCTCTTTATTTCCTGATTAAACTTGCCCCAAAAATGTGCCTTGCTCAGGAGGGACAGACCAAATCATCAGTTTGATCCATTGGTAGTGGTTAAGAAGCTTGCCAAAGAAGTAGAAAGTACATTTTTAATAGTCTtaggcagaggaaggagaaaactcATTGTTTGCATGatctaaattatttatttttggagtTATTACATACAAAGTATGCAAACCGTAACATTTCTTCTGAATAGATGCAAAGTTTAGCTTCTTATTCTAGGAAAAAGCACCACAATTGTTTCTTCTGATGACAAAACTGTCCTGGGTCTGGCTTTTTTCACCTTGCAGTGTACCTGAGAAATTCATTGAGGGGCTGCAAAccaattgaaataaaatttaaaaaaggtcTGTAAACTGTATCAGAAACAGACTGAATGTGATATTTATAGCTTTAATATACAATTTAAGACATGCTCTTGTCTTTATCAGTTCCTTACTTGCCACAGCTCCCATTTTGGCCACTGTAAGGTTCCAGTCTACTCCTGTAGATTGCAAAGGGTCCAGACATCTTTGTCCTACTGCAGTTTCTGACTTCTGTATATGTTCAGGTCTCTTGAACATCTACGAGTTTTACCAACCTGAGCTCAAGTTGGAACTACCTAAGGAATATGAAACTACGCAATGTCCTCCATTAACctcaagggaggtgatccttctCCTCTACACAGCACTTGTGGGGCCACATCTAGAGTGctgggtccagttctgggctcctcagaaCAAGAAAGATATGGACATACTGGAACTGGTTGTgtgaagggccacaaagatgatgaagggaccTATGAGGAATGGCTGAACCAGCTGGGACTGTTTTGCCTAGAGAGGGCTCAAGAGGATCTTATCATTgtgtataaatacctgaaggaGGCACATAAAAGAAGGAGCGAGGCTCTGGAAAGAGTCTGATGCTCAGCACAAAGTAAAGCACAGGAGGGTGCCTCTGACCATTAGATAACCTCTTTTACACTGAGGGTGACCAAGCCATGGCACAGATCACAAAGGGAGGTTGTGAGATCTCTCTCCTTGCGGTTATGCAAAAACCATCTTGACCTAGTTCTGGGCAACAAGGTCTAGGCTGTGAGAcagccctgcttgagcaggaagCAGGGTGGACAAGATGACCTCCACAGATCCTTTTCAACCTCAACAGTCCTGTGATTATCTGATTGAAATACTTCATTATATGTTCATATGGGAATATTTTTGCAGTAGGTCTGTCAACAATGATGTTTCTTTATGTGGTGGTATTTTGATAGCTTTACCCTCGGTAAATTTTTCCCAAGTGAGTATATTTTCAGTACCCACTATCtgtgttaaaattaaaagctcatCCCCTGCTATACTTACAAAGGAACCACCATTCCCACATACGATAGCATGTGAAAAGTCATTTAAGCTGTGATTTAATGTAgctattaaagaaataaaaagcttacATCACTCATGTCTTTAAtagcattttccatttttataatACTTACTGCCAAACTAAAAAGAGCAGGATGttctttttatataaaaatttcttATATCAAAACCACTTTGAATTCATTTCACATTACATGGGTCAAAAAAGCATTCAGCCTTTCCATGTGTAGACATGTCACTGAAATCAATTAGGCATGAAGAAGTGTCTAGTGGCAGGCTAATAATTCTGGCTTGACGTTGTATACAATACTATGATACAATATTATACTTTGAGATGTAAGATTTGAGatcatagaagaaaaaaacaagtctTACGATGGATATGTGTAGAGAgacattttattgcaaaaaataGCAAATGTCTTAAGAACACAAACCAGAGAGTTATTAAAAGCTTCATAGCAAAATATTCAGCCAACTCTGTTACAATATATAGGCTTGAGGTTCTAACAGTTAACACTATGCCTCAACTCACTGAGCAAGTAATGCTCCTGATACATAAACATTGCGCAATTGAAATATGGagctgaatatttaaaaaaaaaaagagagagagggtaTTTTGTCCTTGATCTTTCATAATCAAAGTAATTGAGAAATTACAACATTTTAACAAGCTTGATTCTTTTTGGgaaaagccattaaaaataattcctgagTATTTAGGGTAAGAGAATATATCAAATCCGACCAATTAAGACCAACATCCTGTTGGGTGAGCCTTGCAGCTTGAAGTGACATTCTCTAGCGTGGCTGTCATGGCAGGATCATGGCCTAAGCGGCTTAATGGAATACATGAAAACCTTCTAACATGCACATTCcaattctccttttctttagaaatagcCTACAACTGTCAACTGTGAAGCTTGCTTTGCTgaggaaaacactgttttaaatGTCAATTCCTTTTGCAAAACCTTGTAATGCAAATTGACACAGCTATGCCTTCAGTGAACCATCACACCAGTAATTATGTGAAATATATAAACCAAAATTTAGGCTTTCATACTATGTTAGTATACATATTGAATTGTATGCTTTGTATCAGTATTTTGAACATAGAGATCTAGCTATTCAGCATCTTGTTATTGTAATGAGAGGCGGtatattaattttccattattgTCTTCAGATGCAAGTTAAAATATCATCTTATTATACACCATGTTTCTAAAATCCTGTTGGCATTCATCAGCTTCCTATGATTTTAATTGAATCCttctattttgattttaaaactgcTGCCAATCTAAACTGATTTACAGAATTaatcccagaaaaaaattcagatttcttaCTTTATATATGCTTTTCCAGAATTACAGGATTAAATTACAATGGATGTAGAAAGATGATTGTACAAAGCATAGTTAATAATTCACAACACTGGTATTCAGCTTGATCAATTACAATGAACTCacaaaaatggttttaattatATCCACTCTTTTCTATCCACCCACCCCAGTATGTAAACAAGGTTCTCACAATGACAATGGCAAGACTGCAGTTGCTGAGATGTACTGCATGTGAAAGACAACACCTAGGAATAAAGGCCTGGATTTGACAATTCCAGTACATGCTCCTGCTCACTTCCCATTCTAGACTACAAGACTGCTACTTTCAGTCTCTTGCAGTCTTTAAATCAAGAGAACATACAGGTAAATTGAGCTTTTTTCCTAATGCACTCTTCTGGAGTAGAACTGGTGAAAAGTAACATGCTTATATAGAACAAAAGAGATAATGACTTGGGAATAATTGGAATCAGTCGTAACAAAACTGTCCAAGCAATGGTAATGTACAGTATTGCAGCTGTATGTTACTAAGACAAGAAACTCTTGGTATTACAAAGATGAAGATCTCTGTTTGCACAAGCCAATTTTAATGGGCTATTAAGCATTTGGTTAAGAACAGGCTTGTACAGTCTCATTGAAAAGGAAACACTtgtcaaaatgcttttttaaaaaataccatatGACATCTTCTAAATtgcaatttaaatattaaaatcttGTTTCAGAAGTTCCTCGCTTCAGGTTGTTACTCAAAAACTCATCATGTTCAAAACTCAAATTATTATGAGATCTTGATATCATGAGAAGCTTTTCCTTATTAGTAAAGTCTTTCTTGACTGCTGCTTGTGGCACAAGTAACCTATCCATCGGGTCCTCCTTGTTTTCTAGTTTCATATAGCCTTTACTGTTGCTCCGATCCAGTCTGGGCCAGCTGGGGTGTTTCCTTTGTTCAGCTTGGACAGTGAGTGTAGACGGACCCCTGTCCAAGTCCAGGGACTTAGAATGTGAAGACAGAAGATGCAAAGATGTGTTGGAACCAAACTGTTtcctggcagcaccaggagaTAAAAGCTTTCCTGTGCTTGGTCCGACAGTCATAGAAGATTTGAACGGATCCGATGGAGTGTCCACAAAAGAATTGTGTCGTGGCAGCATGGAACCAGCCGGTCTGTAGGATTCATTGGTATCAGTTAGAGGAATGGCCAGAGAATCCATTGACAGATTTCTAGACTGACTCCTGGTGATCTCTGAGTCCTCAGTTATGTTGTCTATACTGGGTTCATCAATAACACAGTTATTCAGTTTAATTACTGGCAGTGTGAAAGCACTAATGGAAGAAGATACAATGGATTTTGTTTCACACTTTATAGAGTTAGTGCTTTTGTCATCTGAAGCCTTGCTGGGGTGAGGGTAAAGTCCAAAGACTGAACCAGACTGCTCAGCCAGCAGAGGTGGCAAGAGGCTACTAGTGGCCCTATCTTCATTTAGGGTAATCTCATCTTCTTCAGCAGAACTATCCATTCTAAGATTACTCTTGAAGCCAGAGAAAGGCGCAACCGTGTTCGCAGCCAGCCGTGACGCACAGGAGCTCCCGCCGTGCCGGAGTTCTCCTTCCCCCAACAAGCCAGTGAAGGCACCACTCAGCTGCTTTTGTTCCCTGATCCTCAGGGTGTGGATGTCTATTACAGTGGAGTATATGTCTCTCAtgtgtattatttttgtttccttgtcaCGGTTTTCATGCAGAATGGCATTcgcacaaataaaaatgaagattcCAATGCCCATGGTGAAAGGGCCCAGCATTTTCATCTTATCCGAGTGCACATGCTGTTCAAAGAAGCGAAGTAAAATGCTTCCTTGGCTTCGCAGAGTCCGGGTTCCATTTAGAGATGGATTACCTTCAGATCCTAACAGCTGTTCCTTCTGGGGCCAGTATCCAAGGATGGCCATTGCAATTCCAAAGAATGCGATAAGCACTCCTAAAACAAGAAAGAATCCCGATGGAGAATAGAGACGGATTTTGCCCCTGACAATTACTACATCTGTCCTGGGCCGGCGTCTCACTGGTTTCTTCTCCTCAGGAACTGGTGCTCCGGCAAGATTTACATGTTGCTGAGATCTGGCAGAGTCTTGCCTTTTTAAGGCAGCCAGTCCTGTTATGACTCCTCCGGTTGCTATCATAGTTCTATGTTgtgccctggaaaaaaaaagaagaaaaagcagaaatgttgaGGCAAGCAAAGGTTGTCCCTACAAATATAAGTAGCATTTTGTTAATATGCAGGTATTTCTTGATAACTGAAACGCTCCTATGACTATAAAAAAGCTACTACTATAGTTCCAGTTGTGACAAAGTAGCAGTTTTGAGATTCACATGGTATcctaaaaaaaatagttttccagAAGTCCTTTTTCACTGTAAATATAGATAATAAAGCTTCCATCAGTGATACAGAAAGTAAAGCTAGTGCTGTTAGTGGTGATATATCAGGACTAAAgacaaaatattcagaagtCTTAACAGATAATTTGTCTGGACTGGTCTGCAGTAAAATCAATAATACCTTGTTGATAATTTTAGCACTTTAGCTACtagttctttttaaaacttctgacACACAATGACTGTGAATACAGTTCATTCTACATTTCCCCTTTAAGAGATCTTTCCTGATAGATTTCAGCATATATTCATACATATTTATTACAGCATTTAAATAAGCTTTTACTAAGTCTATTCAGATTTCCTGAGTCTCAGCTAGAGAataatttttgcctttcctAATACAGCTGATCttcacatttctatttttcctcccttgttTGCTCCTCTTGGACTACAGGTGAAAAACCTCTGTTAAGTTTTATCAGAcaagaaattttaataaaattcaaattgataatttcaaaatttcttaGCTTTATgaggaaattttatttcattttagacTTACTTTGGTACCTGGTTGCCTATTACATGAGAAACATTAACCAGCATGGGTTTAAAAGAGAAAGTCATATTTGATAGTTTTTTATGAGCAAAAGTAACAAATAGAACAACACAGTTCAGGATAATTCTATTTTACAAGGCATCTTTGACTCAAAAATAGTTTCTGAGCTTAATCAATTAGTATTAGAATTAATGAGAGATGATATTATAGAGTAAAATTAGGATACTATAAGTTAGTTATGAAAAAATTATGTCCTCTTTAATAGTGTTATTATGCTCAGAGATGAAGAAAGGCTGACAGCCTGTTGCAGAGGAAAAGGCTCTGTGTCAAGTCTGGGGGCGGTTTAAGAAGCAAAACTGAAGTGGGACTGGGTGAACAAAGTGAGGTGCTGAAAAGCGGAGGTACAGCAAATTGGTGACTGCTTGCAATTTACAGGCAATGATTTTCATCAGATCTCTCAAACTTGtcattttgtttgaaattttagCAGTGCAGTCATGGGAAAAAAACTATTAGATCTCTTGTGTTAGGAGAAACAGACAGACTCTGTTATGATACGACACTATCACAGATTTCCAACACTGCAAGCAGGTGTCACATAAGCACATCTACAAACAGCAATCGGCCCATCCCACCCAAAATGAACTTGATTATGCAATTAATATGGAATTTGAGATAGGTGGCCAACTGGAAGGAAATTGGAAACAGCAATTCAGATGACAGACAGAAAGACTAACAACCTGAACTCCCTCCTTGCACCCTCACTGTTAAAGGACAGAGGGCTTCCTCTCTTTCTGAGAAACCTTTCCTTTACAAAGGAAAGACTTGAAAAGGTCTAGGCTGCTAAGTATActgcattttctgaatttttgcaAGAGAAATTCATGACATCATTccaaaaatttcagaaatttcacTTGTACTCTCAGGTTTCATGTTCATAATCTCTCTGGGAATTCTCAGGCTTTGcaattaatttccctttttgaTGCTACCTGGACAATTTCCATACTTCAGTGGAAATTAATGTCTTGAATGCTTcttaaaaatactctttttttaagataacaattttaaaatactccaaAAAAAATTTGACACTGATAGTCTTTCAAACTTTCTCATGTGCTTACATGTTTACGGGCTTCTGCCAAAACAAAAGTTCATTATTCCGTAAAACAATGTTTTGAATATCTGTGGACAGAAATAAACAGGACTGAGTCATTATAAAAGATGTTGCATTTTTTCATGACTCAATTAAATGTAATTAGTTTTCTCTATGAAATAAATTAAGACAATTATGGCACATctttactgaaatgaaaaatcacttAGCTATAATCTAGTTTGTTCCATTAATCTTTTACAATTGCCAGACCTTTGTGGCGAACAAAGAGTTTCCATATTCATGTGGTATTTTACAGGCACACATGAACCCACTCTGTTCCTTCTCAAGGCTACCAAGGAAGCGCACAGGTACAGCAGTTAAGTGCTAAATTCACACTGTGCCTGTTGGCAGGATTTGTTATTTTGTGTACTGTTCTGGGCTTATCACAGCTACCTGAGTTGTAACAAAGGGTGAACAGAATAAGCTTACACCAActtgctaaatattttaaacatacCTCTAGCAAGAGCTCCCCTGTAACTGAAAATTAGAGCAAGTAAAAACATGCTTAAGAATTACACCTTGGGG from Corvus cornix cornix isolate S_Up_H32 chromosome 3, ASM73873v5, whole genome shotgun sequence encodes:
- the TMEM200A gene encoding transmembrane protein 200A isoform X2, whose translation is MIATGGVITGLAALKRQDSARSQQHVNLAGAPVPEEKKPVRRRPRTDVVIVRGKIRLYSPSGFFLVLGVLIAFFGIAMAILGYWPQKEQLLGSEGNPSLNGTRTLRSQGSILLRFFEQHVHSDKMKMLGPFTMGIGIFIFICANAILHENRDKETKIIHMRDIYSTVIDIHTLRIREQKQLSGAFTGLLGEGELRHGGSSCASRLAANTVAPFSGFKSNLRMDSSAEEDEITLNEDRATSSLLPPLLAEQSGSVFGLYPHPSKASDDKSTNSIKCETKSIVSSSISAFTLPVIKLNNCVIDEPSIDNITEDSEITRSQSRNLSMDSLAIPLTDTNESYRPAGSMLPRHNSFVDTPSDPFKSSMTVGPSTGKLLSPGAARKQFGSNTSLHLLSSHSKSLDLDRGPSTLTVQAEQRKHPSWPRLDRSNSKGYMKLENKEDPMDRLLVPQAAVKKDFTNKEKLLMISRSHNNLSFEHDEFLSNNLKRGTSETRF
- the TMEM200A gene encoding transmembrane protein 200A isoform X1 — protein: MTQSCLFLSTDIQNIVLRNNELLFWQKPVNMAQHRTMIATGGVITGLAALKRQDSARSQQHVNLAGAPVPEEKKPVRRRPRTDVVIVRGKIRLYSPSGFFLVLGVLIAFFGIAMAILGYWPQKEQLLGSEGNPSLNGTRTLRSQGSILLRFFEQHVHSDKMKMLGPFTMGIGIFIFICANAILHENRDKETKIIHMRDIYSTVIDIHTLRIREQKQLSGAFTGLLGEGELRHGGSSCASRLAANTVAPFSGFKSNLRMDSSAEEDEITLNEDRATSSLLPPLLAEQSGSVFGLYPHPSKASDDKSTNSIKCETKSIVSSSISAFTLPVIKLNNCVIDEPSIDNITEDSEITRSQSRNLSMDSLAIPLTDTNESYRPAGSMLPRHNSFVDTPSDPFKSSMTVGPSTGKLLSPGAARKQFGSNTSLHLLSSHSKSLDLDRGPSTLTVQAEQRKHPSWPRLDRSNSKGYMKLENKEDPMDRLLVPQAAVKKDFTNKEKLLMISRSHNNLSFEHDEFLSNNLKRGTSETRF